A stretch of the Rhodothermus profundi genome encodes the following:
- a CDS encoding flagellar basal body-associated FliL family protein translates to MAERAQQSVPETPDTPDEEVTQEEQEAQNTGGRRLLGRLLLVALTLGPTAAGAWLAYFYYPTLVQAAEQFSGTDDDTEEEARPVEYGQFMELQGFIINPAGTDGTRYLMVNLGLESAEGSVLEELKEKEVVVRDTVLKLLSQRTVEELADISLRAQLKQELRDAVNGVLRKGKIDRVYFTQYVLQ, encoded by the coding sequence ATGGCAGAACGAGCACAACAATCCGTACCTGAAACGCCTGATACCCCCGACGAAGAAGTAACCCAGGAAGAACAGGAAGCCCAGAACACTGGAGGCCGTCGCCTCCTGGGCCGCCTGCTGCTGGTGGCATTGACGCTCGGTCCTACCGCCGCCGGCGCATGGCTGGCCTATTTCTACTATCCTACGCTGGTGCAAGCTGCTGAGCAATTTTCTGGCACGGATGATGATACAGAAGAGGAAGCGCGCCCCGTCGAATACGGCCAGTTTATGGAGCTGCAAGGCTTCATCATCAACCCGGCCGGCACAGACGGAACGCGCTACCTGATGGTTAACCTCGGTTTAGAAAGCGCCGAAGGGAGCGTCCTGGAGGAACTGAAAGAAAAAGAAGTGGTGGTGCGCGATACGGTGCTCAAACTGCTGAGCCAGCGCACCGTCGAAGAACTGGCCGACATTAGCCTGCGCGCGCAGCTCAAACAGGAGCTGCGCGATGCGGTCAACGGTGTCCTCCGCAAAGGAAAAATTGACCGCGTCTACTTTACCCAGTACGTCCTGCAGTAA
- a CDS encoding OmpA/MotB family protein: MPEEVQQPQEEDDEEPSAPFWMTTFSDMATLLLTFFVMIVAMSEVEVKKFKEALSFFQGRTGMLQSETIVPSVKTQVVTRRLSREQLQKYEELIQYLQEHNLQGKVQVNLTDRGLHLIITDSIMFRSGEAEIIEPSRTILRILAGIIDDRIESVVVEGHTDNRPIHTARFPSNWELSAARAAAVVRFLLEHTDALPPSRYVAVGYGEFHPRDTNETPEGRARNRRVEILFNWEPWQNEHNNPYLKRLIPPTKK; encoded by the coding sequence AAGAAGACGACGAGGAGCCTTCCGCTCCTTTCTGGATGACTACGTTCAGCGATATGGCCACCCTGCTGCTGACCTTCTTCGTGATGATCGTGGCCATGTCGGAAGTTGAAGTCAAAAAGTTCAAAGAAGCGCTCAGCTTCTTCCAAGGACGAACAGGCATGTTGCAGAGCGAAACTATCGTTCCTTCCGTCAAAACCCAGGTAGTGACCCGACGCCTTAGCCGAGAGCAGTTGCAGAAATATGAAGAGCTGATTCAGTACCTGCAGGAGCACAATCTCCAGGGCAAGGTGCAGGTAAACCTGACCGATCGAGGCCTGCACTTGATTATCACCGACTCAATCATGTTTCGTTCAGGCGAAGCCGAAATTATCGAACCTTCCCGCACCATCCTGCGCATTCTGGCCGGCATTATTGACGACCGCATCGAGTCGGTCGTGGTCGAGGGCCATACCGACAACCGCCCCATCCACACAGCCCGCTTCCCCTCAAACTGGGAGCTGTCGGCAGCACGGGCCGCGGCCGTTGTGCGCTTTTTGCTGGAACATACCGACGCCCTTCCCCCCTCCCGCTACGTGGCGGTGGGGTACGGCGAATTCCATCCGCGAGATACCAACGAGACGCCAGAAGGACGGGCCCGTAACCGCCGTGTTGAAATTCTATTCAACTGGGAGCCATGGCAGAACGAGCACAACAATCCGTACCTGAAACGCCTGATACCCCCGACGAAGAAGTAA